In Thunnus thynnus chromosome 20, fThuThy2.1, whole genome shotgun sequence, a single window of DNA contains:
- the nrxn1a gene encoding neurexin 1a isoform X7, whose protein sequence is MTADATILSYDGSKFMKVQLPVAMHTEAEDVSLRFRSQRAYGVLMATTSRNSADTLRLELDGGRVRLTVNLDCIRINCTSSKGPETIFAGSGLNDNEWHTVRVVRRGKSLKLTVDDMQPVEGQMAGDHTQLEFHNVETGIVTEKRYIPAVPSNFIGHLQGLTLNGMPYIDLCKNGDIDYCELNAVIGYKTIVADPVTFRSRSSFVTLPTLQAYYSMHLFMQFKTTSPDGLILYNRGDGNDFIVVELVKGYLHYISDLGNGAHLIKGNSNSPLNDNHWHNVHISRDTNNLHTVKIDTKVTTQTTTGAKNLDLKGDLYIGGVSKEMYRDLPKLVHSREGFQGCLATVDLNGRLPDLLADALATMGQVERGCEGPSTTCQEDSCSNQGVCLQQWEGFTCDCSMTSYAGPLCNDAGTTYIFGRDGGAVVYTWPPNERPSTRADRLALGFSTQQKHAILLRVDSASGLGDYLQLQIDKGNIRVVFNVGTDDINIEESSKFVNDGKYHIIRFTRSGGNATLQLDDLPVIERYPSGNIDNERLAIARQRIPYRLGRVVDDWLLDKGRQLTIFNSQTTVRVGGGERSAGMFQGQLSGLYYNGLRILNMAAEGHPHIRVEGSVRLVGDMPSSSITPQSSAAAGGNRSDSAPSISDITTTTASNRKQGATQQSADDLLVASAECPSDDEDIDPCDPSSARPPLPEVKVFPGPSEVVRESSSTTGMVVGIVAAAALCILILLYAMYKYRNRDEGSYHVDESRNYISNSATQPNGSAKDKPLGIAKISKNKKNKDKEYYV, encoded by the exons ATGACAGCAG ATGCGACTATCCTGTCGTACGACGGCAGTAAGTTTATGAAGGTGCAGTTGCCTGTGGCGATGCACACTGAGGCGGAGGACGTCTCGCTACGGTTTCGCTCCCAGCGGGCCTATGGCGTTCTCATGGCAACCACATCCCGTAACTCCGCAGACACCCTCCGTCTGGAGCTGGATGGGGGCCGTGTCCGACTCACTGTCAACCTAG ACTGTATCAGGATAAACTGTACATCCA GTAAAGGCCCAGAGACCATCTTTGCGGGGTCGGGCCTCAATGATAATGAGTGGCACACAGTGAGGGTAGTCCGGCGTGGCAAGAGCCTCAAACTCACCGTGGACGACATGCAGCCTGTCGAAG GTCAGATGGCGGGCGATCACACCCAGCTAGAGTTCCACAATGTGGAGACGGGTATTGTGACGGAGAAGCGCTACATTCCTGCCGTGCCCTCCAATTTCATCGGCCACCTTCAGGGCCTGACGCTGAACGGCATGCCCTACATCGACCTGTGTAAGAACGGCGACATTGACTACTGCGAGCTCAATGCTGTTATCGGCTATAAGACCATCGTGGCAGACCCCGTCACCTTCCGCTCGCGCTCCAGTTTCGTCACGCTGCCCACGCTACAGGCCTACTACTCCATGCATCTCTTCATGCAGTTCAAGACAACCTCCCCCGACGGCCTTATTCTCTACAACAGGGGAGATGGCAATGACTTCATAGTGGTAGAGCTGGTTAAAGG CTACCTTCACTACATCTCTGACCTGGGCAATGGAGCACACCTGATCAAGGGCAACTCCAACAGTCCTCTAAATGACAACCACTGGCACAACGTGCACATTTCCCGAGACACTAACAATCTCCACACGGTCAAGATTGACACCAAGGTCACCACGCAGACCACCACGGGAGCCAAGAATCTCGACCTAAAGG GTGATCTGTACATCGGGGGTGTTTCCAAAGAGATGTACCGGGACCTGCCTAAGCTGGTCCACTCCCGTGAGGGATTTCAgggttgcctagcaacagttGATCTAAATGGCCGGCTCCCTGACCTTTTGGCTGACGCCTTGGCAACCATGGGACAAGTAGAAAGAGGCTGTGAAG GTCCCAGCACTACCTGTCAGGAAGACTCCTGCTCAAATCAGGGAGTTTGTTTGCAGCAGTGGGAGGGCTTCACCTGCGACTGCAGCATGACTTCGTATGCTGGGCCACTGTGCAATGATG CTGGGACCACTTATATCTTTGGCCGTGATGGAGGCGCGGTGGTTTACACATGGCCCCCTAATGAACGTCCGAGCACCAGGGCAGACCGGCTTGCCCTTGGATTCAGCACCCAACAGAAACACGCCATTCTGCTCCGAGTGGACAGTGCGTCTGGCCTGGGAGACTACCTTCAGCTGCAGATA gaCAAAGGCAACATTAGAGTAGTGTTTAATGTTGGCACTGATGACATCAACATCGAGGAGAGCTCCAAGTTTGTCAACGATGGGAAGTACCACATAATTCGGTTCACCCGCAGCGGAGGCAATGCTACCCTCCAACTGGACGACCTGCCGGTCATAGAGCGCTATCCCTCAG GCAACATTGATAACGAGCGCCTGGCCATCGCCAGACAGCGAATCCCCTATCGGCTCGGTCGAGTAGTTGACGATTGGCTACTCGACAAAG GTCGCCAGCTGACTATCTTCAACAGCCAGACGACGGTGCGTGTAGGTGGAGGTGAGCGAAGCGCTGGCATGTTCCAGGGTCAGCTCTCCGGCCTCTATTACAATGGCCTCCGCATCCTCAACATGGCCGCCGAGGGGCACCCGCACATCAGGGTGGAGGGCAGCGTGCGACTGGTGGGCGACATGCCGTCCTCCTCCATCACCCCGCAGTCCAGTGCCGCCGCCGGTGGCAACCGCTCTGACTCCGCCCCTTCCattagtgacatcacaaccacCACAGCCTCCAACAGGAAACAGGGCGCCACGCAGCAG TCGGCAGATGACTTGCTGGTGGCGTCAGCGGAATGTCCAAGTGATGATGAAGACATTGACCCATGTGACCCCAGTTCAG CCCGTCCTCCCCTGCCGGAGGTGAAGGTGTTCCCAGGTCCGTCCGAGGTGGTGCGGGAGAGCAGCAGCACCACGGGCATGGTGGTGGGCATTGTGGCAGCCGCTGCCCTCtgcatcctcatcctcctctacGCCATGTACAAGTACCGCAACCGCGACGAGGGCTCCTACCACGTGGACGAGAGCCGTAACTACATCAGCAACTCGGCCACGCAGCCCAACGGCAGCGCCAAGGACAAGCCGCTGGGCATCGCCAAGATCTCcaagaacaagaagaacaaagacAAGGAGTACTACGTCTGA